One Etheostoma spectabile isolate EspeVRDwgs_2016 chromosome 12, UIUC_Espe_1.0, whole genome shotgun sequence genomic window carries:
- the catip gene encoding ciliogenesis-associated TTC17-interacting protein isoform X2, translating into MMEAPLEDETPAGALADIEGLVDHGEKLKSSDEAITFMSSIEPAELLQCVFPDSLVTVSEGGRVLGQFSVTVEFARRVQQPCMLLHAQSQGAIDDSPCGTTVTAYITTDLEVLEEDYHEYVKLKGHSLDKRCHIVQHNGRMVIDKVTTVGEETAKETVSYPMSVLRGLVTEGSNFLLMRLIALRKKAPEHMTFLSFDQGLHIIHTTFSELGLKQLEVGGKTMEVFGLERIVHSVEDSPTTWQCYFLADGHLASRVQVGSPITTRLLQLPSQLEKGFEKIPLVWEEDMQMHSKFLDRKEELKADHASYLRQHPDIRALISDFLQFLLLRKPDDVFQAAREYFLPFASRRPPEPSLKAPSL; encoded by the exons ATGATGGAGGCCCCGCTGGAAGACGAGACTCCTGCTGGAGCCTTAGCGGACATTGAGGGACTAGTAGACCATGGAGAGAAGTTGAAATCCTCTGACGAAGCTATCACGTTCATGTCCAGCATTG AGCCTGCAGAGCTGCTCCAGTGTGTGTTTCCAGACTCTCTAGTGACTGTGTCAGAGGGGGGCCGAGTCCTGGGGCAGTTCAGTGTGACGGTGGAGTTTGCCCGTAGAGTCCAGCAGCCCTGTATGCTGCTGCATGCTCAGAGCCAGGGGGCCATTGATGACTCCCCCTGTGGAACTACAGTGACAG CCTACATAACCACGGACCTGGAGGTGCTGGAAGAAGATTACCATGAGTATGTCAAG CTTAAGGGTCACAGTTTGGACAAGAGGTGTCACATTGTGCAGCATAACGGGCGGATGGTGATCGATAAAGTTACCACTGTAGGAGAG GAGACGGCGAAGGAGACCGTTTCTTATCCCATGTCTGTCCTGAGAGGGCTGGTTACAGAGGGGTCCAACTTTCTGCTGATGCGCCTGATCGCTCTTAGAAAGAAGGCGCCAGAACACATGACCTTCCTCTCCTTCGACCAAGGATTACACATCATCCACACCACTTTT AGTGAGCTGGGTCTGAAACAGCTGGAAGTTGGGGGTAAGACCATGGAGGTATTTGGGCTGGAGAGGATTGTACACTCTGTGGAGGACAGCCCTACTACTTGGCAGTGCTACTTCCTGGCTGATGG GCACTTGGCCAGCAGAGTGCAGGTGGGATCACCAATCACTACAAGGCTTCTGCAGCTGCCATCACAGCTAGAAAAAG GTTTTGAGAAGATCCCTCTGGTTTGGGAAGAAGACATGCAGATGCACTCCAAGTTCTTGGACAGAAAG GAGGAGCTGAAGGCGGACCATGCCTCGTACCTGAGACAACATCCAGATATCCGTGCCCTCATATCTGACTTCCTGCAGTTTTTGCTGTTGAGGAAACCAGATGACGTCTTCCAGGCTGCTAGGGAGTACTTCCTCCCTTTTGCCTCCCGTCGTCCTCCAGAACCAAGCCTGAAAGCCCCCTCACTCTAA
- the catip gene encoding ciliogenesis-associated TTC17-interacting protein isoform X1, which yields MMEAPLEDETPAGALADIEGLVDHGEKLKSSDEAITFMSSIEPAELLQCVFPDSLVTVSEGGRVLGQFSVTVEFARRVQQPCMLLHAQSQGAIDDSPCGTTVTAYITTDLEVLEEDYHEYVKLKGHSLDKRCHIVQHNGRMVIDKVTTVGEETAKETVSYPMSVLRGLVTEGSNFLLMRLIALRKKAPEHMTFLSFDQGLHIIHTTFSELGLKQLEVGGKTMEVFGLERIVHSVEDSPTTWQCYFLADGHLASRVQVGSPITTRLLQLPSQLEKVGFEKIPLVWEEDMQMHSKFLDRKEELKADHASYLRQHPDIRALISDFLQFLLLRKPDDVFQAAREYFLPFASRRPPEPSLKAPSL from the exons ATGATGGAGGCCCCGCTGGAAGACGAGACTCCTGCTGGAGCCTTAGCGGACATTGAGGGACTAGTAGACCATGGAGAGAAGTTGAAATCCTCTGACGAAGCTATCACGTTCATGTCCAGCATTG AGCCTGCAGAGCTGCTCCAGTGTGTGTTTCCAGACTCTCTAGTGACTGTGTCAGAGGGGGGCCGAGTCCTGGGGCAGTTCAGTGTGACGGTGGAGTTTGCCCGTAGAGTCCAGCAGCCCTGTATGCTGCTGCATGCTCAGAGCCAGGGGGCCATTGATGACTCCCCCTGTGGAACTACAGTGACAG CCTACATAACCACGGACCTGGAGGTGCTGGAAGAAGATTACCATGAGTATGTCAAG CTTAAGGGTCACAGTTTGGACAAGAGGTGTCACATTGTGCAGCATAACGGGCGGATGGTGATCGATAAAGTTACCACTGTAGGAGAG GAGACGGCGAAGGAGACCGTTTCTTATCCCATGTCTGTCCTGAGAGGGCTGGTTACAGAGGGGTCCAACTTTCTGCTGATGCGCCTGATCGCTCTTAGAAAGAAGGCGCCAGAACACATGACCTTCCTCTCCTTCGACCAAGGATTACACATCATCCACACCACTTTT AGTGAGCTGGGTCTGAAACAGCTGGAAGTTGGGGGTAAGACCATGGAGGTATTTGGGCTGGAGAGGATTGTACACTCTGTGGAGGACAGCCCTACTACTTGGCAGTGCTACTTCCTGGCTGATGG GCACTTGGCCAGCAGAGTGCAGGTGGGATCACCAATCACTACAAGGCTTCTGCAGCTGCCATCACAGCTAGAAAAAG tagGTTTTGAGAAGATCCCTCTGGTTTGGGAAGAAGACATGCAGATGCACTCCAAGTTCTTGGACAGAAAG GAGGAGCTGAAGGCGGACCATGCCTCGTACCTGAGACAACATCCAGATATCCGTGCCCTCATATCTGACTTCCTGCAGTTTTTGCTGTTGAGGAAACCAGATGACGTCTTCCAGGCTGCTAGGGAGTACTTCCTCCCTTTTGCCTCCCGTCGTCCTCCAGAACCAAGCCTGAAAGCCCCCTCACTCTAA
- the casp8 gene encoding caspase-8, whose amino-acid sequence MDRFKLSRIDEELGSSEVAALCFLCRDVINRKRLEGIVDAKDLFLRLEEKGLLENDFFLSRLLRTLRRADLLHLLETDSRRPEETDANPMLSDYRVMLYEVYEDMTEENLDKMKFLLSDKLGKAKIQACNTALDVFAEMEKTGLLSNTNLHELHTILLEFDQQLALAIKRYMDGTQMPRIPPVSMDHQRVIHSRPSQPSYAGESDVAVVSDAEPRSSPLSDHTEYYALTHNPRGLCVVINNEYFPGTELKSRGGTQEDAKALRTVFTRLGFTVVVHDNLTAQGMLLVLKELSSRNFLDDDALVVCVLSHGEKGCVFGTDEKPVLLQDLSQPFNSGRAPTLAGKPKLFFIQACQGSGYQRGSLPCPPKPRQEEGDQQSRLEEDAGRVEGETVPWGADFLLGMSTVPECKSFRSTATGSIYIQELCRQLMRSAESSDDILTVLTRVNREVSKGEYLKYKQMPEPKYTLTKKLVLKFV is encoded by the exons ATGGATAGGTTCAAGTTGTCCCGCATAGATGAGGAGCTGGGGTCCTCTGAGGTTGCAGCTCTCTGCTTCTTGTGTCGTGATGTCATCAATAGGAAACGCCTGGAGGGG ATTGTGGATGCAAAAGACCTGTTCTTGAGACTAGAAGAAAAAGGACTGTTGGAGAACGATTTCTTCCTGAGTCGGCTGCTCCGAACCCTCCGTCGAGCAGATCTTCTCCACCTGCTGGAGACAGACAGCAGGCGACCAGAAGAAACCGACGCAAATCCCATGCTGTCAGATTACAG GGTGATGCTGTACGAAGTATATGAGGACATGACAGAAGAAAATCTTGACAAGATGAAGTTTCTGTTGTCCGACAAACTGGGCAAAGCAAAAATTCAGGCATGCAAT ACAGCACTGGATGTGTTTGCTGAAATGGAAAAGACTGGTTTACTGTCAAATACAAATCTGCATGAGCTGCATACAATTCTGCTGGAGTTCGATCAACAACTGGCATTGGCTATAAAGCGCTACATGGATG GGACCCAGATGCCTCGAATTCCTCCAGTCAGCATGGATCACCAG AGGGTCATCCACAGCCGGCCATCACAACCCAGCT ATGCAGGAGAGTCCGATGTAGCCGTTGTCTCCGATGCAGAACCAAGGAGCTCCCCTCTTTCTGATCAT ACAGAATACTACGCCCTGACTCATAACCCTCgtggtttgtgtgtggtcaTCAATAATGAGTACTTCCCGGGAACAGAATTGAAAAGTCGAGGAGGGACTCAGGAGGATGCAA AGGCTCTGCGCACAGTGTTCACCCGCCTTGGCTTTACTGTGGTGGTACACGACAACCTGACGGCCCAAGGCATGCTTCTTGTACTGAAAGAGCTGAGCTCAAGGAATTTTTTGGATGACGATGCCTTG GTGGTTTGTGTGCTGTCCCATGGAGAAAAGGGATGTGTCTTTGGGACTGATGAGAAGCCAGTGCTCTTGCAAGATCTGTCCCAGCCCTTCAACAGCGGGAGAGCTCCCACCTTGGCAGGGAAGCCCAAACTGTTCTTCATCCAAGCATGTCAGGGAAGTGGCTACCAGAGAGGATCCCTGCCCTGTCCTCCGAAGCCAAGACAGGAGGAGGGGGACCAACAGAGCCGCCTGGAGGAAGACGCAGGTCGCGTGGAAGGTGAGACAGTGCCATGGGGTGCTGACTTTCTGCTGGGCATGTCCACCGTGCCAGAGTGCAAGTCGTTCCGAAGCACTGCCACAGGCTCCATCTACATCCAGGAGCTGTGCCGGCAGCTGATGAGGTCAGCAGAAAG CTCGGATGATATTCTCACTGTCCTGACACGTGTGAACAGGGAGGTCAGCAAAGGAGAATACTTAAAGTACAAACAAATGCCAGAGCCCAAGTACACCCTCACCAAGAAGCTCGTACTCAAATTTGTGTGA